The genomic region GAATCCCTATTTGTCTATGCACATGATAATTCCTCCCAAGTAGCAAAAATTGGTGAGATATACAAATACAATGTCTCCCTCCCTGTCCATGGACTGCCAGAAACATTTATGTTCGTTGCCATAAATGTTAACTAACCGTACCTGAGAACTGATACAAGTAATTTTGGCAACAATTCTCCAATCAATGGAGATGATCATTTCAAACTGGGATTTAATCAGGATCTTGAACCTAGCTTCTCCCACCATTTTCTTCGAGTTTTGTCTGATTCATATCCACGCTTATGTAGTCTTGCCTTGGTTTCCTTCAATCGCAACTTGTACTCTTTCTTCCAAGTCTCGAACCTGCGTTTTAATCTTtgaaattcatcatcaagattcacGTTAGAAGTTGGCTGTGCCATTCTGATTTCAGCCAAGGATTTTGCATCATCATCAAAGGTTTGTCTCCGCTGTTCAAATTCCTTTAGCAGATTGCCCACTGCATTCAAAGATCCATTCTCTCTACCCCTAACAACATCAGGCATATTCCCAACAGGAGTTCGAGATCCCATGGACACATTATCTTCAGAATCATAATACCGAGGTGATACCACATCACCTCTTCGCTGACCAGCATTACTGTCAGCAGCAAGACTCTTTCTAGCTGCAGCAAGACTTGTCTGCAATAAATGCAATCACAATTAGTAGATATcaagttattaaattattaaacatGCATTTATTCTAAGTTAATAGCTGCAACCATCAGGATCATAATGGTTTTTCAGTTACTTGCAACAATTATCAAGACCTTTTGTGTTGGTCAACAACAATCACCTTCACGCAAACATGTTTTTATCTTTATGTATAAACATAAAACTCACCTGTAGCGATGCCATTTGCTTTTGCCACATATCCTCCATTGATTTCATCTTTGCCTCATACTCCAAATGCCTTGCTTCATACTGTTGTAGTTGCTCACGTAAAGTGGCATTTTCCTGTTCTTTTTGCCCCAATATTGCTTCTGCATTGAGAACCTTTCTCTGAAGTTCTGCCATTACGGAAGGTACAACTTGAATTTGTTGCTCATGTGGCATGTCCTGGTTAAGCAAAAATTGTCAGACCTAAAGAACAGACTACAGACCATTGAGAAAGTAAAACATGCTCAGAAGCATGCAACTAAGAGAATAAAAATGATTTAGAAAATTTCTTTGAAAAAGGAGTACTTTTAGAATGTTACCGTGTCAAGTGTAGTGAATACCTTTGCTTCAGAAATCTTCCTACCCACCTTTCTTCTAGATTTTACACTTTCAAGGTTCAACTGTTTCAAATTATGCATGTTATTGAAATCTCTGCGGGCCAACCACCCGCGGATTACTGCAATGGAGAAAAACAAGATAATGATAAGAGAATTGTAGACACCTGAAAGCCACAAATTTAACTAGCAAACAAAGATTTTACCGGATTGTAAATATATGACTGACGCCAACTGCTCATCAAGTAAATGAGAAGCATACGATGAGCACCTATTTGCCTCAATAGCATACTTCCTTCGGATATTTTCACTACAAACAACTGCATCACAAAGGAAATATCCGTCAAtctattcaaaataaataaaaaatcaaagtTGGATGCCTATAATCTAGAAAAGGACTAGTGCCACAAACATAAATAAATCTATACTTCAAGCCTCTGAAGTGTAAAAAGGGTGCTGGTTATTAAAGACTAAAGTCTAAAATATCCAGCAGAAAGCTTAATTTTTATTGGAAAGGAGTTTTGATTGGGAGAAGTTATTACATGATTGTATGGTTTTTGCTCCTTTGTTGAACTCATGGAAAAGGCGACGAGCTCGGTGACCACGGAAGTATTTCTGAACCTGAATTACTCCTTGCAACACTTGTTTTCTTCTATCCTCCAAAGCACCAATCTGTATACCAGCCACAGCAAGACAATAACAGCATCAAATAAATTGTTATGTAATTTAATTATGAACAGAATGAAATAAGTTGGCATGGCATCTCTATGTTCCAAATTTCAGTATTTCAACTATAATGTCAAACTCTGAGCATCAAGAGATATTTCAGGTTTTTATTCGCCATACAACGATCCATTTACATTTATATATCAATCTGGTTATTTATGCTTCACTTGAAAAAGGTTTGTGACCAATTTGGCTAACATGATTTTTAGCCATAAAAAGGAGTCATTTCTCCCAGTTCAAGTGGAACCACCTTACATGGATCAAGAGTTGTGTTGGTCGGCTCTTCCAATCATCTATAGTGTCATATAGGTACTGGAAGTCTTTGGGGAAAGACGTACCAATATTGGAAATCACAgcacaaaaattaaaagaaacatgAAAAACAGGAGTATAGAACTTACCTGCCCAGTTCGAAGATACAGTTTTGTATAGCCAACTCGATACATGTCAGGGAGGACATTAAATTGTTTCAGAACAGCAACTGAAATACTTAATGGATCTTGATAAGCATTGGTCTCCAACAGTAAGAACCCATACCTATGAAATGCATGAATATATGAGAAGTATGCTGAAGAGAgaatacttttaaaaaaaatttaattaaaacaagcTATTAACTACAGAAGGTATTAGCTGATACCTTTCTGCAAACTCCAGGTGTGTCATTCGAGTGGGATATCCTGCCCTTGAGATTTTAACAACCTCCAAAATTCCACAATATCTAAGCTGCTGCAAGACAAGCTCCTCTTCATACATGTCAGGGAGCTGCTTGCAATTTGGCTTTATGCAGCGAATAAAGTGAGGTTTTGTATTTTCCAACTGGTGCATTAGTTTGAAGAGTTGGCCCTGCGAGTACAGAAGAAAAACCTAAACATCTACAAAGTATGCCATTGTGCAGTAAACACCAATATTCATACTACTACATTAGATACTCCGGCATTGCCAAAGTAATGTAAAAGATTTCAAAGGGAAATTCATGTCAAATACCCAAGAAAAAGACACAAGAACCaaaaacacttaataatatatGACATTCAAAGGATTGGCAAATGTACAAATACTTTATGATGAAGATTAATGTTAAAAAACCTTCTCTATTAGAATGGAGACCATAAAAAGCTTTGTAGTTTTATCAATCAGTTTGAACTACATTACAACCACCAGATATAGTTGGAATAAAACAATTAAGGAAGTAATTTTACCTTAAAATTTGTACCAACACTTTGCTTTGGAGTGTCTGAAGAAATTGTTGGTTTTAGAGATTGATTAATTCTTTTTTTGGCAAACAATCGTGGCAACTCGCTATTACAGGATGATAGATGTTGGACTAAGTCAGAGTTCAGAGAATCTCTGTTCTTTTCCAAAAAGCCATTAGTATCATATAATACCTGTAGAAGACCAAAAATCAGTAATTTCATGCATGcttcttgcattacaattttaCTAGTATGCAATACCTTTGAACCTATTTGTAAACAAATTCAACATTTCCAAAAATTACACTTTCTTAATTGCAACTCAGGGTTTGACTATGTTTcctttgaaattgaatgaaaggaaatctTAGAATGAATTTCTAACTGTCCTCGAAAGAGCAGTGACTGACCTCTCCCGCAAAATGTCGTACACTAAAGGCCCTGCCTCTATCTCCTTTGAAGTAAGAACTAGAATGCAGATGCTGCTTCAACTTATTAGCAAGGGTAAAATCAGTTGAATTGGGGAAATTTGATTCCTCATCCAACAAAGAAAATATCCCCAATGGTTTCtgcaaaataaacaattaaaaagaAGAATAACATATTAACCTGGAACATTTTGCTTTGTAATAAAACGAGATAAGGAAATAAAAACTTCAGCCTGCATCAGCACCGAAGCTAAGATAACATACTTCAGTAaaactaagcttaatttctaaaTAAAAGGAAAACCACAAAATACACATGAACCATATGCCGCGCAATATATATTGAAAAGAGTCATTCCAATGGATTTCAAATGAGCTTTGCTGACAAAGAAACTATTTAACCAAGTTACCTTCTCAAATAAGTCCAAGCACTCTTGGTTGTCTTCAAAATCAACTTTGGTCCAATCAATCCCATCCAACCCATACTCCTGAAATACAAAAAAAGGAAGAGACTCTTGATAGTGGGAAACAGATCATATAGAAATTTGACTACTAAAAATCAATCTGTAAGCCAAGTAAAATAAGGGCAGAGTTATGGAAACCCAACTTAAGGTTTGAGTTGCTTACCTCTTGCCCAAGCTTAAATAGATACCGGTTGAAGTGTTGTTGCAGCCTCTCATTTGCATAATTTATACAAAACTGTTCAAAGCTATTTTTCTGAAAATCAGAAAAGAAATATTATTAGTTGAACAAACTTTCTACAAAATTATAATATCTAAACAGCCAATTATAAACTACTTACCTTAAATGATTCAAACCCATAAATGTCAAGGATGCTTATGGACCTGCCTATGTATTTTTTATGAACTCCAAGTGACTTATTGATTTGTTCCACAAGCCAGTCAAACAAGCTTGCATAGATGAATTTTGCCAATGCATCTCTCGAGTCAATCGCCTATATTACAAAAAGAACATTATCATGTCATTAATGTGTGCGCAACAGCTAATATAGAATATGACTTATGATGGTAGAATTGAGGAAGAATACTTTTGCTAATAAAAACTGAACGAACCTGTTGCAATGTCAATTTCTTAGCAAAACTATCTTTGCCAGCTTGGACTCTATGGGTAGATAAAACTTGATTCAGTTCATGGGGTGTACAACCCATCAGCCTGGCAGCACTGGTTAAAGCTGCAACAAGGGGAAAAGAAAAATATCTCACTTATACTTGCAAGCAAAACAAAGGGCTAGCTAACAGGCATTATATTCATTGTTTTATGTAAGGCGCAAGCAAATCCAGTTAATTGAAAAATTCTACAACAAAGAAGGAATCCAGTTTCTCTCTCTCTATGCACAAATATTATTACCTTCATCAGCTGATGCCTCCACGTAATGTTCATTGTCAATTGATTGAAATGATATATTTCCCAGCCACAGCACTACAGCAATCATTGCAAATGCTTGCTCTTGCTCTTCTTTGCACATTTGAACAATGTCTAAGGCTTCCTGCAGAAATGGGGAAACTATTGCTTAAAAGACATGTGACAAATTAAATGGTAAACAAATGCCTACACTATTATGGTGACATTAAATCTAGCCTTTCAAATTACCACAAGCTTCTGGAATTTCTTAGCATCATCAACACCATTAATCACCAAGCTGTCACTCTGGATAAGATAGTTGTACTCACTGGCCATTTTAAGATTCAGTTTCTCTGCAAAGAAATGATTCCAAGGATCATAAATATATTTCCCAGAGCCTAAACTTTTCTGAACTAGAGCGTGAAATGATGTAAAATGAAATAGTACCTCTTAGAGTTGGTGGAGCACCAACACAAAGTTGATAAAAGATATGGTAAGACCGTTCACCAGCAGCCAACTGAACTACTCTTGACTGCTCAAAGGTGACATAAAAAACATCAACATCAG from Gossypium arboreum isolate Shixiya-1 chromosome 1, ASM2569848v2, whole genome shotgun sequence harbors:
- the LOC108483042 gene encoding myosin-2-like, producing MMLSASPTSIAKSSLEEMLESLRWQDEDEKPKDLPPALPSRPTSKARLPLARRSLPTNFRVDSNGESGGISSEVERKEEDKRKEEELGVKRHVFGSRKMRKFVNVDSPYNLEAVEGKKGEDRISDAKVEVNDNIGHFLKKKLRVWCRLSNGLWGSGTIQSTSGEESFVSLSNGNVVKVSNNELLPANPEILEGVNDLIQLSYLNEPSVLQNLKYIYSRDMIYSKAGLVLIAVNPYKDVQIYGEEFVTSYRQKATDSPHVFATADTAYNEMMNDGISQSIIISGESGAGKTETAKMAMRYLAALGGGNGRIGRKILWTHCILEAFGNAKTSKNDNSSRFGKLTEIYFTETGKISSAKIQTFLLEKSRVVQLAAGERSYHIFYQLCVGAPPTLREKLNLKMASEYNYLIQSDSLVINGVDDAKKFQKLVEALDIVQMCKEEQEQAFAMIAVVLWLGNISFQSIDNEHYVEASADEALTSAARLMGCTPHELNQVLSTHRVQAGKDSFAKKLTLQQAIDSRDALAKFIYASLFDWLVEQINKSLGVHKKYIGRSISILDIYGFESFKKNSFEQFCINYANERLQQHFNRYLFKLGQEEYGLDGIDWTKVDFEDNQECLDLFEKKPLGIFSLLDEESNFPNSTDFTLANKLKQHLHSSSYFKGDRGRAFSVRHFAGEVLYDTNGFLEKNRDSLNSDLVQHLSSCNSELPRLFAKKRINQSLKPTISSDTPKQSVGTNFKGQLFKLMHQLENTKPHFIRCIKPNCKQLPDMYEEELVLQQLRYCGILEVVKISRAGYPTRMTHLEFAERYGFLLLETNAYQDPLSISVAVLKQFNVLPDMYRVGYTKLYLRTGQIGALEDRRKQVLQGVIQVQKYFRGHRARRLFHEFNKGAKTIQSFVCSENIRRKYAIEANRCSSYASHLLDEQLASVIYLQSVIRGWLARRDFNNMHNLKQLNLESVKSRRKVGRKISEAKDMPHEQQIQVVPSVMAELQRKVLNAEAILGQKEQENATLREQLQQYEARHLEYEAKMKSMEDMWQKQMASLQTSLAAARKSLAADSNAGQRRGDVVSPRYYDSEDNVSMGSRTPVGNMPDVVRGRENGSLNAVGNLLKEFEQRRQTFDDDAKSLAEIRMAQPTSNVNLDDEFQRLKRRFETWKKEYKLRLKETKARLHKRGYESDKTRRKWWEKLGSRS